Proteins encoded by one window of Salmonirosea aquatica:
- a CDS encoding T9SS type B sorting domain-containing protein, with protein sequence MKKNYKGFWLILLGILACGTPLRASHILGGNLVLTPKDNLKGTFTVYVVLYYDAQSTDPNAEQTELTVSFFRKRDNVRLNDLGLKLVSREPLAFTNPGCAASRNLKINVVKFAADIQLPLSQYGDPQGYYITWERCCRSSTVGNIQSAGTSALVLYGEFPPVSTQNSSPVFSPANGEVLCRDKPYTFASGATDPDGDELRYRLETPFTSTRPPYGIDPLAPATAGPYPQIEWGNGFSMTNPLPSSPAFTLDSKTGTISLTPSKTGLFVYRVVVEEYRNGHKVGEVHRDYQMVVVDCSNENPPPVALTEADFPPGTSVAEGDSLIEVGICRGDTIRLKAEVDSRWAYQWQRDGVNLEQAKGAAITITQEGVYSVVKTFADRCANTSTLSEKFGVKYRTQAQVEITPGPEAGVCEGSSLDLKANVGGPGWSFRWEKDGTDLDGASLGTLSGVREAGVYLVKATDVVTRCVSRDTVVVTLNALPPAQLSIPAVTQLCQGDSVQLQANQGSNLTYAWYRDDVVQPDSLRSSRFVRNAGIYSVQVKDTTTGCFRRSDTLRIVVNPLPEVLFDSIPLVCGQANTRLALVATPAGGTFSGRGVEGTTFDARQAGGGSHIITYNYQAPTGCSATATRTAQVLPAPRALLGSGKTILQGDSLLLRSSVTEEASYAWSPPLGLNDPTLAQPIASPEQTTTYLLRVTAANGCFSESEIRIVVLPPVKIPNGFTPNGDGTNDTWEIENSSAYTDCEVTVFNRWGNTVYASKGYHNDWDGRINNEELPNATYYYVIKLHPELPVKSGSVTIFR encoded by the coding sequence ATGAAGAAAAATTACAAAGGGTTTTGGTTAATTCTGTTGGGAATACTGGCGTGTGGAACGCCTCTCCGGGCTTCCCACATTCTGGGCGGCAATCTAGTTCTAACCCCCAAAGACAACCTCAAAGGTACCTTCACCGTATACGTGGTGTTATACTACGACGCCCAAAGTACCGACCCCAACGCCGAGCAGACGGAACTGACCGTCTCTTTTTTTCGCAAGAGAGACAATGTACGGCTCAACGACCTGGGCCTGAAGCTGGTAAGTCGGGAACCGCTGGCTTTTACCAATCCTGGCTGCGCTGCTTCCCGCAATTTGAAAATCAATGTCGTAAAATTTGCCGCTGACATTCAGCTTCCCCTGAGTCAATATGGCGATCCTCAAGGCTACTACATTACCTGGGAACGTTGCTGCCGCAGCAGTACCGTCGGCAATATTCAGAGTGCTGGTACCTCGGCCCTAGTGCTGTACGGGGAGTTTCCGCCCGTTTCTACGCAGAACAGTTCCCCGGTATTCAGTCCGGCCAACGGCGAAGTCCTGTGCCGTGACAAGCCCTACACCTTCGCTTCGGGCGCTACCGATCCCGACGGAGATGAACTCCGCTACCGGCTGGAGACTCCTTTCACCAGTACGCGCCCGCCTTATGGGATCGATCCACTCGCACCTGCAACAGCCGGGCCTTATCCCCAAATAGAATGGGGAAATGGCTTCAGTATGACCAATCCTCTCCCAAGCAGTCCTGCCTTTACTCTAGACTCCAAAACGGGTACCATTAGTTTGACACCCTCCAAAACCGGATTGTTCGTGTATCGGGTTGTGGTGGAAGAATACCGTAACGGACACAAAGTCGGTGAAGTCCACCGTGACTACCAGATGGTGGTGGTCGACTGCTCTAATGAAAATCCGCCTCCCGTTGCGCTTACGGAAGCCGACTTTCCTCCCGGCACCTCCGTAGCCGAGGGCGATTCGCTCATCGAAGTTGGCATTTGCCGGGGTGATACGATCAGGCTAAAAGCCGAAGTCGATAGCCGGTGGGCGTATCAATGGCAGCGCGACGGGGTCAATCTTGAACAGGCCAAGGGAGCCGCCATTACCATTACGCAGGAAGGCGTGTACAGCGTGGTCAAAACCTTTGCCGACCGCTGTGCCAACACCAGTACCCTCAGTGAGAAATTCGGGGTAAAATACCGCACGCAGGCGCAGGTAGAAATCACACCCGGCCCCGAAGCCGGGGTGTGTGAAGGTAGCTCGCTCGATTTGAAAGCAAACGTCGGCGGACCGGGCTGGTCGTTCCGCTGGGAGAAGGACGGCACCGATCTCGACGGAGCTTCCCTAGGCACATTATCAGGCGTCAGGGAGGCGGGCGTGTATCTGGTGAAAGCTACCGATGTAGTGACACGCTGCGTAAGCAGGGATACCGTTGTGGTGACTCTCAATGCTTTGCCACCCGCCCAGCTTAGTATTCCTGCCGTCACGCAACTCTGCCAGGGAGACTCGGTGCAACTGCAGGCCAACCAGGGATCCAACCTGACGTACGCGTGGTACCGGGACGATGTGGTTCAACCAGATTCCCTGCGTTCTTCCCGTTTTGTCCGTAACGCGGGTATTTATTCGGTTCAGGTGAAGGATACCACTACCGGCTGCTTCCGGCGTTCGGATACGCTGCGAATCGTGGTCAATCCCTTGCCTGAGGTACTTTTTGACTCCATCCCGCTTGTCTGCGGCCAGGCCAATACTCGTTTGGCTTTGGTTGCCACTCCAGCGGGGGGTACATTTTCGGGGCGGGGTGTAGAAGGTACCACGTTCGATGCCCGGCAAGCCGGAGGGGGCAGTCACATAATTACATACAATTACCAGGCTCCTACGGGCTGTAGTGCTACCGCTACCCGTACGGCTCAGGTATTGCCTGCTCCCAGGGCACTGCTGGGCAGTGGCAAAACTATTCTACAGGGGGATAGCCTGCTGCTCCGCAGTTCTGTGACCGAAGAGGCATCCTACGCGTGGTCGCCGCCGCTGGGCCTAAATGACCCTACTCTGGCCCAACCCATAGCTTCGCCTGAGCAAACGACTACCTACCTTCTGCGCGTCACAGCGGCCAACGGCTGTTTTTCGGAAAGTGAAATTCGGATTGTGGTACTGCCGCCGGTCAAAATCCCCAATGGCTTTACGCCCAACGGCGACGGCACCAACGATACCTGGGAAATAGAAAACAGTAGCGCCTACACCGATTGCGAAGTCACGGTGTTCAACCGCTGGGGTAATACAGTATATGCTTCCAAGGGGTACCACAATGATTGGGATGGCCGAATCAACAACGAGGAATTACCCAACGCCACCTACTACTACGTCATCAAACTGCACCCTGAGCTACCCGTGAAGAGCGGCAGCGTAACAATATTTAGGTAG
- the mazG gene encoding nucleoside triphosphate pyrophosphohydrolase: MNTRPQQLAAFDRLLTIMDDLREKCPWDRKQTLESLRHLTIEETYELSDAILENDLPEVKKELGDLLLHMVFYAKIGSETNAFDIADVLNGICDKLISRHPHIYGDAEGNPVVADTEEKVKQNWEQLKLKEGNRSVLSGVPQSLPALVKAMRIQEKARGAGFDWDEKSQVWEKVEEEMQEFKAHFNAETDAVLDQKEAEAEFGDLLFSLVNYARFVDLNPETALERTNKKFIKRFQFMEEHAKADGKVLHEMTLPEMDAYWNRAKTEVRP; the protein is encoded by the coding sequence TTGAATACCCGCCCACAACAATTGGCCGCCTTCGACCGCCTGCTCACGATCATGGACGATCTGCGCGAGAAATGCCCCTGGGATCGCAAGCAGACCCTGGAAAGCCTGCGGCACCTGACCATCGAGGAAACCTACGAGCTATCGGATGCGATTCTGGAAAACGATCTGCCCGAAGTAAAAAAAGAGCTCGGTGATTTGTTGCTGCACATGGTTTTTTATGCCAAAATCGGCTCCGAAACCAATGCGTTCGACATTGCCGACGTGCTGAACGGCATCTGCGACAAGCTCATTTCGCGTCACCCGCATATCTACGGCGACGCCGAGGGTAACCCCGTGGTGGCCGATACCGAGGAAAAAGTGAAGCAGAACTGGGAGCAACTCAAACTCAAAGAGGGCAACCGTTCGGTGCTCTCGGGGGTACCTCAGTCGCTGCCGGCGCTGGTGAAGGCCATGCGGATTCAGGAAAAAGCCCGGGGCGCGGGCTTCGACTGGGACGAGAAAAGCCAGGTGTGGGAAAAAGTGGAGGAGGAAATGCAGGAATTCAAAGCGCACTTCAACGCCGAAACCGACGCCGTGCTGGATCAGAAAGAAGCCGAAGCTGAGTTTGGCGACCTGCTGTTTTCGCTGGTCAACTACGCCCGTTTCGTGGATCTCAACCCTGAAACCGCGCTGGAACGCACCAATAAGAAATTCATCAAACGCTTCCAGTTCATGGAAGAACACGCCAAAGCCGACGGCAAGGTACTGCACGAAATGACGCTGCCCGAAATGGACGCGTACTGGAACCGCGCCAAAACCGAAGTCCGGCCGTGA
- the porU2 gene encoding putative type IX secretion system sortase PorU2, translating into MRFGWFWLLMLFALNGRAQTPYGNEWIRPEQSYLRLGIIRDGWYQLKAGDLQQYNIDPATIAPQSLQLYRRGQEVAIRVQGEADGRLDAADYIEFYGQHNDGLLDSLLYDPPQAQPHTYYSLYSDTATYFLTWRSVDQVVAGPKGQRIAQVPAPSPVGKALYHDEKVRQIFTSEYPAGNIYPPGAGYDDGYILSPYDYGEGWTGPARQTNQWETLRLQTLNPVREAFERSEVEILFVGRNAGTHRVEVWVGDASKRSRKLGEIQWKNYGTQLFRANLTPDDLSATNQLSLAYVPLEPEESVSASYVEWTYPQRIEFSSAENQKLLHPARQEAIALNRPDSLLFFDITKPSHPRQLGLAARKDTLFVSPGVSQSLLVVKNPLSVSNIQSVHFPSLDSANIDYLIITHPLVRTPVTGSADPVTDYAAYRASEAGGHFTPLVLNASEVADHFNYGEPGPVGTRRLMRWLHDKGKLRYMFLMGRSRSPQAVRKQANARSEDMIPSAGWPDSDIALGMGLDSINPDVPLVPIGRLNAYNAQNVWDYFQKVKQHEAAPAAAPWRKNILHLSGGRSGSELSTFRSYVDDYTRQIIPSVVGPALQTISKKTDEPVERFAIAPQINEGVALMTLFGHSSLDITDIDIGFASNDALGYRNAGRYPAVLVNGCALGNFYYGPTPISTDWVLTPNRGAVLFLAHTHNGLSAAMYRYSQGFYDALADPVFASRGFGDIMQEGIRRYLKTNNTLSDRITAQQMNLQGDPAIKIFPATRPDYTGLPSTFHITNSTGGTPTAWDDSLRVSAEIANYGRVENQNYIIQLRRIRDSQTIATYTLNRPGVPLRDSLRLTIPNNSRQGGNETWELSLDPENVLDEEDETNNLLTTQIRVAEGGAIPLLPADRSVIPRSQVELVAQLPQFRANARVIFEWDTSPTLGSNPQRDTVTARGVLARRMLALSGPPPQTLYWRVRIVGDSIQPPRSFTYDPKGGTFPLPEGVATVEGSFSKQLEEGERFSAQIAFQNLTEVPFRDSIQVLVREFQDTDVIEKQFSIPPLGANATHEYTYEQGTLGQAGLNRVLIQFNTGQLPEQLYANNVVELAYTVRPDQTPPVLDVLVDERRLRDEEVVSPQPTLQIHILDSNPYLLRADTTGLRVSIRQLCDQCPEVPLALDQAQWVPAPAADFGVTLPLPQLTSGTYLLTVQARDVKGNEAAPYQIRFRVTDQNKVVSAMASPNPADLWIKFSLELEGKNAPDLWQVYLFDLTGKALGTLSKKPTLGQNELVWVPASLAPGLYLYKMKLEGAEWPASVVGQGKVLYSR; encoded by the coding sequence ATGCGCTTTGGTTGGTTTTGGTTGTTGATGCTTTTTGCCCTGAACGGTCGGGCACAAACACCTTACGGGAATGAGTGGATTCGTCCTGAACAGAGCTACCTGCGTTTGGGTATAATTCGGGACGGCTGGTACCAGCTGAAAGCTGGCGATTTACAACAATACAACATCGACCCTGCCACGATCGCTCCTCAGTCTTTGCAGTTGTACCGCCGGGGCCAGGAAGTGGCCATTCGGGTGCAGGGTGAAGCTGACGGACGGCTGGACGCGGCAGATTACATCGAATTTTATGGCCAGCATAACGACGGTCTTCTGGACTCCTTACTGTATGATCCTCCGCAGGCCCAGCCACATACCTATTATAGTTTATATTCTGACACCGCCACCTATTTTTTGACCTGGCGTTCGGTAGATCAGGTTGTTGCCGGCCCGAAAGGACAAAGGATTGCTCAGGTACCTGCGCCTTCTCCAGTTGGGAAGGCATTATATCATGATGAAAAAGTCCGGCAGATATTTACAAGTGAATATCCCGCCGGTAACATTTATCCCCCTGGCGCTGGCTACGACGATGGCTACATCCTATCTCCCTACGACTATGGCGAAGGCTGGACGGGTCCGGCCCGTCAAACCAACCAATGGGAAACCCTGCGCCTGCAAACTCTGAATCCGGTAAGGGAAGCATTTGAACGATCCGAGGTTGAAATACTTTTTGTGGGACGAAACGCAGGGACACACCGGGTAGAAGTATGGGTAGGCGATGCTTCCAAACGAAGCCGAAAACTAGGAGAAATCCAATGGAAAAACTACGGTACGCAGCTGTTCCGGGCAAACCTTACGCCGGACGATCTCTCAGCAACCAATCAGCTCAGCCTGGCCTATGTACCCCTTGAGCCCGAAGAATCTGTGTCGGCCTCTTATGTAGAGTGGACCTACCCGCAGCGCATTGAGTTTTCATCTGCCGAAAACCAAAAACTGCTGCATCCTGCCAGACAAGAGGCTATTGCGCTGAACAGACCGGACAGTTTGCTTTTTTTTGATATAACCAAGCCCTCGCACCCCCGGCAACTGGGTTTGGCAGCACGAAAAGACACCCTTTTTGTTTCCCCTGGGGTAAGTCAATCGCTGCTGGTAGTCAAAAATCCTTTATCAGTTTCCAACATACAATCGGTCCACTTTCCCAGCTTGGATTCAGCCAATATCGATTATCTCATTATCACGCACCCCCTGGTACGTACCCCCGTGACTGGCAGCGCCGATCCCGTGACTGATTACGCGGCCTACCGCGCCTCAGAGGCGGGCGGGCACTTCACCCCACTTGTGCTGAACGCCAGCGAGGTAGCCGACCACTTCAACTACGGTGAGCCCGGCCCCGTCGGTACCCGGCGCCTGATGCGGTGGCTGCATGACAAAGGGAAGCTACGCTACATGTTTCTGATGGGTCGCTCGCGCTCGCCCCAAGCCGTGCGCAAGCAGGCCAATGCCCGTAGCGAAGATATGATACCCAGCGCGGGCTGGCCCGACTCGGACATCGCGCTGGGCATGGGCCTCGATTCCATAAACCCTGACGTACCCCTGGTACCCATTGGCCGCCTGAATGCCTACAACGCCCAAAATGTGTGGGATTATTTCCAAAAGGTAAAACAGCACGAAGCCGCCCCCGCCGCGGCACCCTGGCGCAAGAACATATTGCACCTGAGCGGCGGGCGCTCGGGCAGTGAGCTAAGTACCTTCCGGAGTTACGTAGACGACTACACTCGTCAGATCATTCCCTCCGTGGTAGGCCCGGCGCTACAAACTATTTCGAAGAAAACCGATGAGCCCGTGGAACGCTTTGCCATTGCGCCTCAGATCAACGAGGGTGTGGCTTTGATGACCTTATTCGGGCATTCCAGCCTGGACATTACGGATATCGACATTGGCTTTGCTTCCAACGATGCGCTGGGCTACCGGAACGCAGGGCGCTACCCGGCGGTACTGGTCAATGGCTGCGCGCTGGGTAATTTTTATTACGGTCCTACCCCCATCAGTACCGACTGGGTTCTGACGCCCAACCGGGGCGCTGTGCTTTTCCTGGCCCATACCCACAACGGCCTCTCCGCCGCGATGTACCGCTACAGCCAGGGCTTTTACGACGCCCTGGCTGACCCCGTCTTTGCGAGCCGGGGGTTTGGAGACATCATGCAGGAGGGTATCCGAAGGTACCTCAAGACCAACAATACCCTTTCGGACCGCATTACGGCCCAGCAGATGAACTTACAGGGCGACCCGGCTATCAAGATTTTCCCGGCTACCCGACCCGACTACACCGGGCTACCCTCGACCTTCCACATTACAAACTCCACAGGAGGCACGCCGACGGCCTGGGACGATTCCCTGCGAGTGAGCGCCGAGATTGCTAATTATGGGCGGGTTGAAAATCAGAACTACATCATCCAGCTTCGCCGAATCAGGGATTCCCAGACTATCGCTACCTATACCCTGAACCGGCCGGGGGTACCCCTGCGCGATTCGCTCCGGCTGACTATCCCAAACAACAGCCGTCAGGGTGGGAACGAAACCTGGGAGCTAAGCCTGGACCCAGAAAACGTGCTCGATGAAGAAGACGAAACCAACAACCTCCTCACTACCCAAATTCGGGTGGCGGAAGGCGGAGCCATCCCCTTGCTTCCGGCCGATCGGAGCGTAATCCCCAGGTCCCAGGTTGAACTGGTGGCACAACTACCCCAGTTCCGGGCGAATGCCCGGGTTATTTTCGAATGGGATACCAGCCCGACTTTGGGCTCGAACCCCCAACGCGATACGGTGACTGCCCGTGGGGTTCTTGCCCGGCGAATGCTTGCCCTCAGTGGCCCGCCCCCGCAAACCCTGTACTGGCGGGTGCGGATCGTGGGAGATTCCATCCAGCCCCCCCGGTCTTTTACGTATGATCCGAAAGGGGGTACCTTCCCACTACCCGAGGGTGTGGCTACCGTAGAGGGTTCTTTTTCCAAACAGCTTGAAGAAGGTGAGCGGTTCTCGGCCCAAATCGCTTTTCAAAACCTGACGGAGGTACCCTTCCGGGATTCAATTCAGGTATTGGTCCGGGAATTTCAAGATACTGACGTTATTGAAAAACAGTTTTCCATTCCACCCTTAGGGGCTAATGCTACGCATGAATATACCTATGAACAGGGTACCCTGGGCCAGGCGGGACTGAACCGGGTGTTGATCCAATTCAATACCGGCCAACTCCCAGAGCAACTTTATGCGAACAATGTAGTCGAACTGGCGTACACGGTCCGGCCCGATCAGACTCCCCCGGTCCTCGATGTGCTGGTGGATGAAAGAAGACTTCGTGATGAAGAGGTAGTTTCGCCGCAACCTACCCTACAAATTCATATTCTGGATTCCAATCCCTACCTCCTCCGTGCAGACACAACGGGACTGCGGGTTAGTATCCGACAGCTTTGTGACCAATGCCCAGAGGTACCCCTAGCTCTGGATCAGGCCCAGTGGGTACCTGCTCCCGCCGCCGATTTTGGAGTAACTCTCCCCCTTCCCCAACTCACATCGGGTACCTATCTGCTCACCGTACAAGCCCGCGATGTGAAAGGCAACGAAGCCGCTCCTTATCAAATCCGCTTCCGGGTGACCGACCAGAACAAAGTAGTTTCGGCCATGGCTTCGCCCAATCCCGCCGACCTCTGGATAAAGTTCAGTCTGGAACTGGAAGGTAAAAACGCTCCCGATCTCTGGCAGGTGTATCTGTTCGATCTGACCGGAAAAGCACTAGGTACCCTGTCGAAAAAACCGACTCTGGGCCAAAACGAACTAGTTTGGGTACCTGCCTCGCTCGCACCCGGCCTGTACCTGTATAAAATGAAACTGGAAGGAGCCGAATGGCCCGCGTCGGTAGTGGGTCAGGGTAAAGTTCTTTATTCCCGCTAA
- a CDS encoding cation:proton antiporter, translating to MDLFTVIAILTTISALFAYVNFRYVKLPSTIGLMLIALLSSIALLIVGQFNAAVLEGTKALVSEIDFPRVLLEVLLSFLLFAGALHTDMALMREQKWSILSFATLGVVLSTFLMGTLFFYLLPYAGFAIPFIHCLLLGALISPTDPIAVLGILKEAKIPKNLEIVITGESLFNDGVGVVIFLTILEVAILGPAEISPSEVALLFGKEVGGGLALGAMLGYLTFRLMKSIDHYQTEVLLSLALVMGGYALASALHFSGPLAVVVAGLFIGNKGRSEAMSSETVEYLDKFWELIDELLNALLFVLIGLEIVVIPFLDDYWQAGLIGIVIALAARLLSVYLPILALRRSVNFMPRTPLIMTWGGLRGGISIALALSLPAAMNKDIILSITYCIVIFSILIQGITLGPIVKRIKVRYGL from the coding sequence ATGGATCTATTTACCGTAATCGCCATTCTCACCACCATTAGTGCGCTGTTTGCGTATGTCAATTTTCGTTATGTAAAGCTCCCTTCCACCATCGGCCTCATGCTGATCGCCCTGTTGTCTTCCATCGCCCTCCTGATCGTGGGACAATTCAATGCGGCGGTTCTGGAAGGTACCAAGGCTTTGGTGAGTGAAATTGATTTTCCGCGGGTGCTGCTGGAAGTACTGCTGAGTTTTTTGCTTTTTGCGGGTGCCCTCCACACCGATATGGCCCTAATGCGGGAGCAGAAATGGAGTATCCTGAGTTTTGCGACGCTGGGCGTGGTACTTTCTACCTTTCTGATGGGTACCTTGTTTTTCTACCTGTTACCCTATGCCGGTTTTGCCATTCCCTTCATCCACTGCCTGTTGCTGGGAGCGCTGATTTCGCCCACCGATCCCATTGCCGTATTGGGAATTCTGAAAGAAGCCAAGATTCCGAAGAACCTTGAGATTGTCATTACCGGTGAATCGCTGTTTAATGACGGGGTAGGTGTGGTGATTTTCCTGACCATTCTAGAGGTAGCCATCCTGGGGCCTGCCGAAATTTCTCCGTCCGAGGTAGCCCTGTTGTTCGGAAAAGAAGTAGGTGGAGGCCTGGCGCTTGGAGCCATGCTGGGGTACCTGACTTTCCGCCTCATGAAATCCATCGATCACTACCAGACCGAAGTATTGCTCTCGCTGGCACTGGTCATGGGTGGCTATGCCCTGGCATCGGCGCTGCATTTTTCAGGGCCTCTGGCGGTGGTTGTGGCGGGTTTGTTTATTGGCAACAAGGGCCGCTCCGAGGCGATGTCGAGTGAAACCGTGGAGTACCTGGATAAATTCTGGGAGCTGATTGACGAATTGCTCAACGCATTGTTGTTCGTGCTGATCGGGCTGGAAATCGTGGTGATTCCTTTCCTGGACGATTACTGGCAGGCGGGCCTGATTGGAATCGTGATTGCGCTAGCGGCACGGCTCCTGTCAGTCTACCTTCCGATTTTGGCCCTGCGCCGTTCGGTGAATTTCATGCCACGTACCCCCTTGATCATGACCTGGGGCGGCTTACGTGGGGGGATTTCCATCGCGCTGGCGCTTTCGCTGCCCGCCGCCATGAACAAGGACATTATTTTATCCATCACCTACTGCATCGTCATTTTCTCCATCCTCATTCAGGGCATAACGCTGGGTCCCATCGTGAAGCGCATCAAGGTACGGTACGGGTTGTAG
- a CDS encoding thiamine diphosphokinase, giving the protein MSSHHIVREKQEPALIIANGEACNDEMLGQLLEWSPFVVVLDHAIYRVLDRGIKVDAWLGDFDHGHDFDAIRERQHPLEIVPTPDQDKTDLEKAIEFLIGRGFPAANIVWATGRRADHAITNITNLVRYKTQIRLVMYDNNSKIFPLAGTFEKWYTAGTPLSLIPVGAVNGIVTSGLKYNLTDETLTLGHRSGNSNEAATDGLVRIMAREGDLLIMECWD; this is encoded by the coding sequence GTGAGTTCGCACCACATTGTCCGCGAAAAGCAGGAGCCCGCCCTCATCATTGCCAACGGCGAGGCGTGCAACGACGAAATGCTCGGTCAATTATTGGAATGGAGTCCGTTCGTCGTCGTGCTGGACCATGCCATCTACCGCGTGCTGGATCGGGGTATCAAGGTAGATGCTTGGCTGGGCGACTTCGATCACGGCCACGATTTTGACGCCATCCGCGAACGCCAGCATCCGCTCGAAATCGTACCTACCCCCGACCAGGACAAAACGGATCTCGAAAAAGCCATTGAATTCCTGATCGGGCGCGGCTTTCCGGCGGCCAACATCGTGTGGGCCACGGGCCGCCGTGCCGACCACGCCATCACGAATATCACGAATCTGGTGCGCTACAAAACCCAGATCCGCCTGGTGATGTACGACAACAATTCCAAGATATTTCCGCTCGCAGGTACCTTCGAGAAATGGTATACCGCCGGCACGCCCCTTTCCCTGATCCCCGTCGGCGCGGTAAACGGCATCGTGACGAGTGGCCTGAAATACAACCTCACCGACGAAACGCTCACGCTCGGCCACCGCTCAGGCAACAGCAACGAAGCCGCTACTGATGGCTTAGTACGCATCATGGCGCGGGAAGGGGATTTGTTGATTATGGAGTGCTGGGATTGA
- a CDS encoding acyl-CoA dehydrogenase, which produces MAQYFSRRNLDFLLYEVHHATELTKYPYFEAHDRETFGMVLDSATQIADTIMYPHYRDVDRNQPELKEGKVTVHPQIKAFLRAVGEGGLIGAGFPFEQGGQQLPELIGSCVSFIMMAANNGMMYIGLTSGAANLIASFGSSVLIDTYVANLLNGTWQGTMALTEPQAGSSLSDITTSAEPRADGSYSIKGQKVFISAGDHDAVDNVVHLMLARIKGAPKGTKGISLFVVPKYRLTDEGTLEQNDVTSTGIYHKLGQRGTPAMHLTMGENDDCRGWLLGEPNRGLNYMFQMMNEARIGVGMTGAAIASAAYYASLEYAKERPQSRRLNEKNLLDSPQTMIIHHPDVKRMLLFQKAVVEGSLSLLMESARLSDLVRVTEGEEKENNELLLELLTPVAKTFPTEMGVRSVSEGLQVLGGYGFTEDFALEQMYRDIRITPIYEGTTGIQAQDLLGRKMTIKGGKAPQLLFAEINKTLAAATTYETLKPYADKLSRELRRLHEVTQSLLPFAAEGDYERYLMDATLYMELFGIVTVAWQWLKQGVAAQNALLTRNPAGEEAAFYESKLHTMKFYFHYEVPKTLGLATRLQDTEVLTIANDQTVLL; this is translated from the coding sequence ATGGCTCAGTATTTCAGCCGCCGCAATTTGGATTTCCTGCTTTACGAAGTTCATCATGCTACCGAACTCACGAAGTACCCCTACTTCGAAGCGCATGACCGCGAAACATTCGGCATGGTGCTGGATTCGGCGACGCAAATCGCCGACACGATCATGTACCCCCACTACCGCGATGTGGATCGCAACCAACCTGAGTTGAAGGAAGGCAAGGTGACGGTGCATCCGCAAATCAAGGCATTCCTGCGAGCGGTGGGCGAAGGCGGTTTGATTGGGGCCGGTTTTCCGTTTGAGCAGGGAGGACAGCAACTGCCCGAGTTGATCGGCTCTTGCGTGAGTTTTATCATGATGGCGGCCAACAACGGGATGATGTACATCGGCCTTACATCGGGTGCGGCCAACCTCATTGCCTCCTTCGGCTCATCTGTCCTGATCGATACGTACGTAGCCAACCTGTTGAACGGTACCTGGCAAGGTACCATGGCCCTCACCGAGCCCCAAGCGGGTAGCTCGCTGTCGGATATTACGACGTCGGCTGAGCCTCGCGCGGATGGCAGCTATTCGATCAAAGGGCAAAAGGTTTTTATCTCGGCGGGCGACCACGACGCGGTAGACAATGTGGTACACCTGATGCTGGCGCGGATCAAGGGCGCACCCAAAGGCACTAAGGGTATCTCGCTCTTCGTAGTACCCAAATACCGATTGACCGATGAAGGTACCCTGGAGCAAAACGACGTGACTTCCACGGGCATCTACCATAAGCTCGGCCAGCGCGGTACTCCGGCCATGCACCTGACCATGGGCGAAAACGACGATTGCCGGGGCTGGTTACTGGGTGAACCGAATCGTGGGCTCAACTACATGTTTCAGATGATGAACGAGGCCCGCATCGGCGTAGGCATGACGGGCGCGGCCATCGCGTCGGCGGCCTACTATGCCTCGCTGGAATACGCCAAAGAACGTCCGCAGAGCCGCCGGCTTAATGAGAAAAACCTGCTGGATTCGCCCCAGACGATGATCATTCATCATCCTGATGTAAAAAGGATGCTATTGTTCCAGAAAGCCGTTGTAGAAGGCTCACTGTCGTTGCTGATGGAAAGCGCCCGGCTGTCGGATCTGGTGCGGGTGACCGAAGGTGAGGAGAAAGAAAACAACGAATTGCTGCTGGAGCTACTGACGCCCGTAGCCAAGACTTTCCCCACGGAGATGGGAGTACGGTCGGTGAGCGAAGGCCTGCAGGTACTGGGCGGCTATGGATTTACGGAAGATTTTGCCCTCGAACAGATGTACCGCGACATCCGAATTACGCCCATCTACGAGGGCACCACAGGTATTCAAGCGCAGGATTTGCTGGGCAGGAAAATGACAATCAAAGGCGGCAAGGCACCCCAACTGCTCTTTGCCGAAATAAACAAAACCCTGGCGGCGGCCACAACCTACGAGACGCTGAAACCCTACGCTGATAAACTGAGCAGGGAACTCAGACGCCTGCACGAAGTGACCCAAAGCCTGCTGCCCTTTGCCGCCGAAGGCGACTACGAACGGTACCTGATGGACGCTACCCTGTACATGGAGTTATTCGGCATCGTGACAGTAGCCTGGCAGTGGCTGAAGCAGGGGGTCGCCGCTCAAAATGCCCTGCTCACTCGGAACCCCGCCGGGGAGGAAGCCGCCTTTTACGAAAGCAAACTGCACACGATGAAGTTCTACTTTCACTACGAGGTACCCAAAACCCTGGGTCTGGCCACGCGTTTGCAGGATACGGAGGTACTTACCATCGCCAACGACCAAACGGTACTGCTGTAG